The Chitinophagales bacterium genome contains the following window.
TGCGGTTTTTTAATTCAACATGCTATGAGTAAGTTTAGCAACTACGATTTTTCGGGACAAAAAGCATTGATCCGCGTGGATTTCAATGTGCCTCTCGACAAGCAGACACAAGCCATCACAGATGATACGCGTATGCGTGCGGCTGTGCCAACCATTCAGAAGATTTTAGCCGATGGCGGTAGTGTGATTCTGATGAGTCACCTCGGTCGCCCGAAAGAAGGCCCTGAAGCCAAATACTCTTTGAACCACATCGTTGCACACCTTGGCAAATTACTGGGTGGCGCACCGGTGCATTTTGCAGATGATTGCATTGGTCAGCAAGCGATTGATAAAGCGGCTGCATTAAAAGCTGGCGAAGTATTGCTGCTGGAAAACCTGCGTTTCTACAAAGAAGAAGAAAAAGGTGATGCGGCTTTTGCAGAGAAGCTGAGCAAACTGGGCGATGTATATGTGAATGATGCATTTGGTACTGCACACCGTGCACACGCTTCTACTGCAATCATTGCGCAATACTTTGCAGCAGACAAGCGCATGTTTGGTTTGTTGATGGAAGGTGAGGTAGAAAGTGCAGAGCGTGTATTGCACAAAGCAGAAAAGCCTTTCACCGCCATCATTGGTGGTGCCAAAGTGAGTGATAAAATCCTCATCATTGAAAACTTATTGGAGCGTGCAACCGATATCATCATCGGTGGCGGTATGGCGTATACTTTTATGAAAGCACAAGGTGGTACAATTGGTAATTCACTTTGTGAGGAAGATCGGTTAGACACTGCAACTAGTCTGTTACAAAAAGCTGCAGCCAAGGGCGTGAATATTCACCTGCCTTCAGATTCTATTCTGGCCGATAAGTTTGCGGCAGATGCGAATACCTCTACCGCACCTTCCAATGCGGTGCCTGATGGCTGGATGGGTCTGGATATCGGTCCTGCAGCATGCGAACAGTTTGCCAATGTGATCAAACGTTCTAAAACCATTTTGTGGAATGGCCCCATGGGTGTGTTTGAAATGGAGAAATTTCAACATGGTACCAAAGTAATTGCTACTGCTGTGGCTGAAGCAACGCAGGGTGGTGCATTCTCGTTGGTAGGCGGTGGCGATAGTGTGGCTGCCGTAAACCAGTTTGGCTTTACCGATAAAGTCAGCTATGTAAGCACAGGCGGTGGCGCCATGCTGGAATATTTTGAAGGAAAAGTATTACCCGGTATTGCTGCGGTAAAGGGTTGATAACAAGCTTTTAACAAGAGACAAAATGCCACTTTGAAAGAAGTGGCATTTTTATTGTAATCTTTTCATGCATCCAAATACAAACAAGTAACTTAGTTAAAACACAATCATATCATGAGCACTCGTAACATTGTTTTGATCGTCATTGCCGTTCTGGTTCTTTTTGTAGGATTCAGCGGTTGTAATGGTTATAACGGATTGGTAAAGCAGGATGAAGTAGTCAATAACGCCTGGGCAAACGTACAGAGCGATTACCAGCGTCGTGCAGACCTGATTCCTAATTTGGTGAATACCGTAAAAGGCGAAGCCAATTTTGAACAAACCACTTTGCAGAATGTGATTGCTGCCCGTGCCAGCGCTACACAGATTAAAGTAGATGCCAAGGATCTGACACCGGAGAAATTACAGGAGTTCCAGGCTGCACAAGGCCAGTTAAGCCAGGCTTTGGGTCGTTTGTTGATGGTAACTGAAAACTATCCTAACCTTCGTGCGAATGAAGCATTCCGCGGTCTGCAGGCTCAACTGGAAGGCACAGAAAACCGTATCAAGGTTTCTCGTAACGATTTCAACGCTGCGGTGAAAGACTATAATGTAAAAGTGCGTTCATTCCCAATGAACCTCTTTGCAGGCATGTTTGGTTTCAAAACCAAAGAAGCGTTTAAAGCTGAAGCTGGTGCTGAAAAAGCCCCTGAAGTGAAATTCTAATATTGACAGATCTATGTTTTCACTCTTCCCACGCACTTCTAACCGCTTCCTCACTGCCGATGAGCAGGAACAGGTGGTGGCTGCTGTTCGCGAAGCTGAACAACGCACCAGCGGAGAAGTGCGTGTGTATATAGAAAGCAAATGCAGTTATGTGGATCCACTGCATCGCGCCATTGAATTGTTTCATGGCTTACAAATGGAGCGTACCAAAGAAAAAAATGGTGTGCTCGTGTATGTAGCGGTGAAAGACAGACAGGTGGCTGTCTTTGGCGATAGTGGTATTCACGAACGTGTGGGCGAAGCTTTCTGGCAGAGTGAAGTACAGAAAATGTTGCAGCATTTCCGGAACAAGGATTATGCAAGCGGATTGGCTGCCGTGGTAAATGATATCGGTGAAGTACTGCATCAGCATTTTCCGTACGACGGAGCAACAGATAAAAACGAATTACCAGACGATATCGTCTTTGGTGCTTAATCCATGAAAAAGTTACTGTTCATTTTTTCGCTGCTGACAGTTCAGCTCCTGTCTGCGCAGAATATTCTGCCCAAGCCCAATCCACCAAAACTGGTGAACGATGCGGCTGGTGTGCTCTCCAAAGAGCAGGTGGAAATTCTGGAGCAGAAACTGGTGGCTTTGGACGATAGTACTTCAAACCAGATCGCTGTTGTCTTGATTCGCTCATTGGAAGATTATCCTATTGAAGAATATGCCAACAAGCTGTTCCGCGAATGGGGTATCGGCAATAAGAAAACCAATAACGGTGTACTGCTCATCGCAGCCATTGATGATCGCAAAGTGCGTATTGAAGTTGGTTATGGCTTAGAAGGTGCTATTCCTGATATCGTTGCCAATAATATCATTCGCTATGAATTAGGTCCGTCTTTCAAAGAGGGTAATTATTATCGTGGTA
Protein-coding sequences here:
- a CDS encoding TPM domain-containing protein encodes the protein MFSLFPRTSNRFLTADEQEQVVAAVREAEQRTSGEVRVYIESKCSYVDPLHRAIELFHGLQMERTKEKNGVLVYVAVKDRQVAVFGDSGIHERVGEAFWQSEVQKMLQHFRNKDYASGLAAVVNDIGEVLHQHFPYDGATDKNELPDDIVFGA
- a CDS encoding TPM domain-containing protein, with translation MKKLLFIFSLLTVQLLSAQNILPKPNPPKLVNDAAGVLSKEQVEILEQKLVALDDSTSNQIAVVLIRSLEDYPIEEYANKLFREWGIGNKKTNNGVLLIAAIDDRKVRIEVGYGLEGAIPDIVANNIIRYELGPSFKEGNYYRGIDRATDALAKAAVGEYKVKRNKIKGEEEGGGMFIFIIILIIILVIVASIRKGGGGGGMISRRGYGDIAEAIFWSSVLGGGRRGGGGGGWGGGGFGGGGFGGFGGGSSGGGGASGGW
- a CDS encoding phosphoglycerate kinase, translated to MSKFSNYDFSGQKALIRVDFNVPLDKQTQAITDDTRMRAAVPTIQKILADGGSVILMSHLGRPKEGPEAKYSLNHIVAHLGKLLGGAPVHFADDCIGQQAIDKAAALKAGEVLLLENLRFYKEEEKGDAAFAEKLSKLGDVYVNDAFGTAHRAHASTAIIAQYFAADKRMFGLLMEGEVESAERVLHKAEKPFTAIIGGAKVSDKILIIENLLERATDIIIGGGMAYTFMKAQGGTIGNSLCEEDRLDTATSLLQKAAAKGVNIHLPSDSILADKFAADANTSTAPSNAVPDGWMGLDIGPAACEQFANVIKRSKTILWNGPMGVFEMEKFQHGTKVIATAVAEATQGGAFSLVGGGDSVAAVNQFGFTDKVSYVSTGGGAMLEYFEGKVLPGIAAVKG
- a CDS encoding LemA family protein, with the translated sequence MSTRNIVLIVIAVLVLFVGFSGCNGYNGLVKQDEVVNNAWANVQSDYQRRADLIPNLVNTVKGEANFEQTTLQNVIAARASATQIKVDAKDLTPEKLQEFQAAQGQLSQALGRLLMVTENYPNLRANEAFRGLQAQLEGTENRIKVSRNDFNAAVKDYNVKVRSFPMNLFAGMFGFKTKEAFKAEAGAEKAPEVKF